The nucleotide window CGCGGAATCCCCATGGCGCGAGACGAGCAGCGTTTCCACAGCAGGCCAGTGAAGGTCCACCAGCGCCGATGTGTTGAGCTGTGCCGCGAGGGATCGCCCGAGATCTTCGAACTCATTCTCGGGAAATCCTGGCCGCTCAAGGGCCTCCCGAAACCGGGCCATGGCGTCCGAGAGGGCACGGAGCGCCTGGGCGGACGGCGGCGTCGAGCGCGGTGCCGGGTGGAGCGCTTCGTAGGCCCAGTAATGCCCGTAGCTCTTGAGGAGCGGGTCGTAACCGCTGGCCTCCAGCGAACTGGCGATTTCCGTGATGTTGATCAGGGCCCGGGCTGCCCGGTCGCCCCGCCTCCAATGAATGTACTGGACCAGTGGGTCCGGACATCCGGAATCAAGAGCCGCTCGCGCCAACCGGACCATCTCCCGGCCCGATTCCGTGGTCCACTCAACCGCGCCTGAGCGGGCATCGGCAAACTGTTTCAAGGCCGAAAGGGCCGCCGGGTCCCACTTTGGATCCCGCCGTCCGTGGACCTGATAACCGCCGACAAAGAGTTCGAGAAACCGCGCCACCTTCTCCGGAGCCTGGGGCGTCCCGAGCTCCGGGGCGGCTGGGGTCTCCTCCACCGCGGCTGAAGCTCCCAAGACAAGACCTCCGGCTGCGATGAGAAGACGGAAGACTTTGAATGCCCGGGTGTTCATCGCGAAGAAATCAGGACCAATCGCGGCCGCTGGCAATCCCGGAAAATGCGCCGTGAGGGGTCGCGGAATCGAGATCCGGCGAAGGCTCCGCGGAGCTTCGCCCTGTCGGGAAGGGAGCCGGTGGGTGACCCGGTGGGGCCCGCGACGCGCCAGCGCCCTTTGGGTCCGCAGACGATGACCCTGCGGTTCGGATCCTTACAGCAGCGTGCCCTGCACGGTGGCATTCCCGGTTTCCGCAACCTCGGAGAGGAGGCTTTTGAACCCACAGCGCGCGTAGAAGCTCCGGAGCGCGGGCAGATCCGGAGTGCGCGGCAAAAGCTGATCGAGGCCGGGGCCTCCAGACTTCGCCTCATGAAGCCGAACCATGAGCTGGTTGCGCTTCACAGCTTCGGCGGCGCCAGCGAGGGCATTGCGCTGGGACTCCGAACGGATCTCCGGCAACCGGGCATAGAGCGTCTCGATCGAGCCATACTTCCGGAGCAGCTCTGCCGCAGTCTTTGGGCCCACGCCCGGGACCCCGGGAATGTTGTCCACGGCGTCACCCACCAACGCCAGCCAGTCCGCCACCTGCCCTGGTGTGACCCCGGTCTTGGTCACGACGTCCGTCGCCCCCCAGATCTTCTCGGACTTGTCGTTGGGGTTGAGGATGCCGATGCGGTCGTTGACGAGTTGCAGGAAATCCTTGTCCGCACTGGCAATCACCACACCCCAGCCGGCCGCCTCCGCCCGGCGGGCGTAGGTGCCGATCCAGTCATCCGCCTCGGTGCCGTCTTCGCAATGTTGCGGATACCCCGCCGCATCCAGCCAGGCCTCGATCTGGGGAAACTGCCGCTCGAGCGGTTCCGGAGTGGGCGCCCGGTTCGCCTTGTACTCCGGCAGCGCCGCGGCCCGTTCGGCGGCGAGACCGGCATCCCAGACGACAAGGATATGTGTGGGTTTCAGGTGACCCACCATCTTTTGCAGCATCTTCACAAAGCCGTAGATCGCATTGGTCGGTGCGCCGTCCGGGGCATTGAGCGACCGGATGGCATGGAAGGCGCGGTAGGCGTATCCATGGCCGTCCACGAGCAGCAGGCGATTCGACATCCGGCGAGGCTGCGCTCCCGGACCCGTCCGGCGAGAAAATTTCGTCCGGCACGACGGTTCGGGCTGCGCATTGCCTCGGGGGACCGGCCGTTGCAAGGTGCCCGCATCTGCCGTTCAACCGTCGTTGGCCCATGCACATTGTTTACGAACATCGGCGCCCCATCTCGGTCGAGGAGTTCATTGACGTCCTTCGACGGTCCACCCTGGCGGAGCGTCGTCCCGTGGAGGATCCAGGGTGCATGGCGGCGATGCTGAAGCACGCCAACCTGCTGTGCACGGCGTGGGATGGAGACCGCCTCGTCGGAGTGGCCCGATCCCTGACGGACTTTGAGTACTGTTGCTACCTCGCCGAACTCGCGGTGGATTTCCACTACCAGAGGCAGGGCATCGGCCGGGAGCTGATGCGACTGACCCAATCGCGACTGGGTCCCCGGGCTCTCCTGATCCTTCTGGCGGCCCCCAAGGCGGTGGATTATTACCGCCCGCTGGGGTTTGATGCCCACCCCTCCGCCTGGACGATTCCGGCGACCCGCGCCATCGGGGAACCGGGATGAAATCGCTCCCTGCGATGCTCAGGCCCCCATGGCCGCCGGTTCCTGGAACTGCAGCGCCGCCAGGCGGCGATAGGTGCCGCCAGGGCGCGCCATCAGGAGATCGTGCGATCCGGATTCCGTGACGGTGCCGTCCTCGATCACATAGATGCGGTCCACCTGGCGCACGGTGGAAAGCCGGTGTGCCACGACGAATGCCGTGCGGCCGGCCAGCAACTCGCCGAGCGCCTCCTGAACCAGTCGCTCGCTTTCCGAATCCAGCGAGCTGGTGGCCTCGTCCAGGATCAGGATGGCCGGGTCCTTGAGCAGGGCCCGGGCGATGGCGATGCGCTGCCGCTGGCCGCCGGACAGTTTCACACCCCGGTCCCCCACCCGGGTTTGGTAGCCCTCGGGAAACCGTTCGATGAATTCATGGCAGGCCGCGCGACGGGCCGCCGCATGCACCTCGGCGGCGGTGGCGTCCGGTTTCCCGTACCGGATGTTCTCCTCGATCGAGCCACCGAAGAGCAGGACCTCCTGGGGCACGATCGCCATGTTGCCGCGCACCGTCGGCAGCGGGTAGGTGTCTGCCGGACGCCCGTCGAGAAACAGGCGACCCGAGGTCGGTTCATAGAGGCGCAACAACAGGGAGACGATGGTGGATTTCCCGGCGCCACTCGGACCCACGAGGGCGATGCGTTCGCCCGGTGCCGCGTGGAGCGTGAGCCGCTGCAGGGCGGCGACGTCGGGACGGGACGGATACCGGAACTCAACCGCGTCGAAGCGGACCTCGCCGCGCAGCCGTGGCACCGGGCCGGAGGATGCGCCGGATGTCATCGGAATCTCGGGCGTCTCGTCGAGGAGTTCCCGGACGCGTTCGGTGGCGCCGAGGGTCTTCTGCATCTGGCTGAACACCTCGGCGAAGGACGCCACCGAGCCGCCGACAAACGTGGTGTACAGGATGAACCGGGTCAGTTCGCCGAAGGTCATCTCACCCGCCTGCATCAGGCGCGCCCCGAACCAGAACACCAGCACGATGGATCCGAAGACACCAAAGATGATGAAGGACACCAGCGAGGCGCGCAGGCGGGCGGTTTGAAGGATCACCCCCAGAAAATCCGCGAGGTGCCGGGAGTACCGGGCGAGTTCAAAGCGCTCATTCCCGAAGGCCTTCACATTCACGATGCCGTGGAGGGATTCCTCGACCACCGTGCCGCCCTCCGCGAGGTGATCCTGCGCCGTGCGTGACAGCGCACGGATCCGGCGCCCGATGAGGACCGCGGCGAGCAGCAGCACGGGGAAGGTGGAGATCATCACGGCGCCCAGCCGCCAGGAGGTGGTGATGATGAGCACGATGCCGCCGGTGAGGAGCACGCTTTGGCGGAGGAACTGGGGTACGGTTCCGGTGAGCGTTTCCTGGATCACGGTGAGGTCGGCAGAGAGGCGGCTTGAGAGTTCGCCGACGCGACGGCGGGCGAAGAACGCCATCGGCAGGCCGAGCAGGCGCCCGAAGGTCTCCCGCCGCAGGTCGGCAAGCGCGCTTTCCCCGCAGCGGTTGAATCCGTACGAGGAGAAAAATGAGAAAAACGCCTGCACAGCCAACGTCGCGACCAGCAGGAGCGCCAGGCGGTTCAGCAGATTCCCGCCCCCCGCCAGCACCGGCTGCGTGGAGGCGTCCAGAAGGCGTCCGGTCAGGTAAGGAAACGCGAGGCCAAGGGACGAGGCCAGCAGCAGGGCCACGAGGGAGCCCGCGAAGCGCCGGCGGTACGGATGGAGATGCCGGAAGATCCGCAGCGCCTGGCGAAGGGACTCCACGCGAGGGCGGGAGGGTGTTGCGGGATCCGGGGACGAGGACGGCGACGACACGCGCCAACGTGGAATGGCAGCGCCCGGGACGCAATGCCTCGACGGGCGGCACGCGGGCCGGCAGGCGTCGTCGCCGGGCGTTGACGGGGGCGGCCGATGGCCCCGGACCCCCGGGGCGCTTGCCGGTGGGAAGCCTCCGCCGGTAGGCTGTCCGGACATGAACGGTCTCTCCCCTCGTCGGGTTCGGGAACTGCTCGAGGCGGGCGCCCGCACCCGGATTCTCGTTCTGGGCGATGTCATGCTCGATCATTTCATCTGGGGCCGCGTCACGCGGATCTCGCCGGAGGCTCCGGTGCCCGTGGTGGAGTTCGAGCGTGAGAGTTTCATGCCCGGCGGTGCGGCCAATCTGGCGCGAAACCTGACCGCACTGGGCGGGCAGGCGCAGTTGATCGGAGTGGTCGGTGAGGACTTTCACGGAACCCAGCTCCGACTGCTTCTGGAGGACCAGCAGGTGGACTGCCGCGGACTCCTCGGACTGCCGGGGCACCTGACGACCACGAAAACGCGCATCGTCGCACACCAGCAGCAGGTCACGCGCCTCGATCGCGAATCGTGCGGGGACATCAGCGAGGCCACGGCCCGCCGGCTCCTGAGGCAGTTCGACGACGCCCTCGAGGGAGCGCACGCGGTCAGCATTGGTGACTATGGCAAGGGGGTGGTTTCCGCCAGCCTGCTTCAGGCGGTGAAGGAGCGCTGCCATGCGCGTGGATGCTGGCTGAGCGTGGATCCCAAGCCGGTGCATCACCGGGATCTCACCGGGGTGTCGCTGATCACGCCCAACCGGAAGGAAGCCTTCGAACTGGCGGGTCAGGACGACACGGCGCGCCAGGCGGACCCGCTCCAGGACGCCCCGTTGCGCGCCGTCGCCGATCATCTGCTTGCCGGGCTGGCACCGGAGGTCCTGCTGATCACGCTGGGCGAACTCGGGATGCTGCTGTGTCGCCCGGGCCGGGATCCCATCCACGTCCCCACCGTGGCCCGCGAGGTGTACGACGTGTCGGGTGCCGGCGACACGGTGATCGCCAGTTTCACGCTGGCCATTGCGGCCGGGGCCGACCCCGTGGAGGCGGCGATCTTCTCCAACCACGCCGCCGGAGTGGTCGTGGGCAAAATGGGCACGGCCACTGTGAATCCGGCGGAGCTCCAGGCCAGTTTTGAGGAACCCGCATGACCCCCTCCACGGTCCGGGCGGTATTTCTGGATCGCGATGGCACCCTCAACGTCGAACGTCACTACCTGTCGCGCCCGGACGACTTCGAGTTGTACCCTGGCGCGGGGCCGGCCCTCCGACGCCTGGCGGACGCCGGGTTTCGCCTCTTTATGGTCACCAACCAGTCGGGCATCGGACGCGGCCGTTTCACCTGGCGCGACCTCGAGGCCGTCCACGACCGGATGACCGCATTACTGAAGGAGCACGGCGTGCGTCTGGACCGGATCTATGTGGCGCCCGAGGCGCCGGGGCAGCCCGGCCGGCTGCGGAAGCCCTCGCCCCAGGCCTTGTGGGATGCTCGCGAGGAATTCGGCGTGGATCTGGGGAGCAGCTACATGGTCGGGGACAAATGGATTGACGTGGAGACCGGACAACGTGCCGGTTGCGCGGCGTCCCTTCTGGTACGCACGGGGTATGGCGGGGAGACCGCCCGCCTTGAGGCCGCAAGGCTCCGGGAGACGGCGACTGTGGTGGTGGATGATCTGGCCGCGGCGGCGTCATGGATCCTGGATCCTTCGCACAAGACGCCGCGACCCGGCTGAGGTGGAGACGGCCGCTCAGGGTGATGCCCCGGCCTTCCGGCGCCAGACGTAGCGTCCCATGAGCACTCCCAAGGTGGCGGTTATCGGGATCGCCAGCAGTCCACCCAGGATGCCTCCCATCAGCGCGGTGCCGACCATCAGGGCGACAATCACGGTCAGCGGGTGGAGTCCGACCCGATCGCCGATGATGCGGGGCTGCAGGACGAACCCCTCAATCACCTGGACCACTCCAAAGACGACGAGCACCAACAGCGGGAGCCTCCAGCCTTCAAACTGGAGCAGGGCGACCACCAGTGCGGTGCCGCAGGTGAGTGCCGCGCCGAGAAAGGGGACGATCGTGACCACGCTGGCCATGGCGCCAAGCAACAGGGCGTAGGGCAGCCCGATGAGGCTGAAGCCCACGGCATACAGCACCCCGTCACACAGCGCGACCAGGACCTGTCCGCGGAAAAATACGATCAGAGCCTCGTTGATGCTGCGAAGGACGAAGATCGCCTCGGTCTTCACATCGGGATCGGACACCGGGAGATAGTCGGTCCAGGACCGGGCGATCCGGGGTTGCTCCAGGAGGAAGAAAAACGTGTACACGGGCACGAGGAGCAGTCCGGCCAGAAGTCCGAACCACGCCGCCACCCGCCCCAGTTTTCCGAGGCTCCAATGCACGAAATCCGGCCCGATGGTCGCGATCCAGGTGCCGACGGACTTGAGGGCGCGGGGATCAAAGGCGCGGATCCATACCGGCGACTCCGCGGTGGAGGCGGCGGGCTCGGGCAGGGCGGCGATCGCCTGGGTCGGGGGCTCCTCCGCAGTCCCGGACGGATCCGTCGCGATGGGCTCGGTGGGCGATGGAACCGGCGGTGCGGCGTTGGTCACGGGAGGGGGCTCGGTGCGGCTTGAGGCTCCTCCGCCGGGAATGGCCTTGCGCAGTGAGTCGAGGCGCTGCCGCCATTCGTCCGGCATCAGCCGCAGCACTGAGGCCGGCGGCCGCTCGATCCAATGCTCGATTCTGACCCGCGCCTTGGCGGCGTAAGCGGGCACCTGGGACGCCAGATCGCGGGCCTCGACCAGGACCCGCGGCACCACGCTGCCCAGCATCCCGAGGATCAGGACCGCGCCCGCAAAGAATACGAGGCAGACGGCACGCAACCGGGGAATGCGGCGCTCCACGAGCCAATCCGCCACGGGCGCCAGCAGGTAGCTCAGCACGACACCGATCGCCAGGGGCCAGAGGACCGGCGAGAGCAGATCAATGAGCCGGCCGAGACCGAACAGCAGGAGGGCCAGCAACGCGAGCGAAAGCGCCACGGCGAACGTCGTGACCGAGAACCAGATGACTCGCGCCTGGCGGGAGGTTGGGGGCGGAAACGACACGGTGTGCGGCTTCAGGAATTCCCAAGGGACCTCGATTTCGCGGCGGCAGCCCGCACGGCACGCATCAGCGTGCCGCGAAGCCCCCCGTCCTCCAGCACCTGCACCGCCTCGATGGTCGTGCCGCCCGGGCTGCATACCGCGTCCTTCAGCACTCCGGGGTGCTGTCCGGTCTGCAGCACCATCGTGGCCGCCCCAAGCAACGTCTGCGCCGCGAGTTGTTGGGCGATGTCGCGCGGCAGCCCGGCAGCCACGCCGCCGTCGGCAAGCGCCTCGATCATCAGAAAGGCGTAGGCGGGTCCGCTGCCGCTCAGTCCGGTCACGGCGTCCAGCAGCGGCTCCGCGACCGGGATCGCCAGCCCGACACTGGCCAGCAGCCGCTGCACGACCTCGGTGTCCGCCGGTGTCGCCGCCGCGCCCGCGGCGTACGCCGAGGCCGACGCGCCGACAAGCGCCGGCGTGTTGGGCATCACGCGAATGATGCGCACCCCGGGCGCCGCGGTCTCCAGGATGGACAGCGGGACTCCCGCGGCAATGGACACCACCAGGTGCCTCGAAGGCTCCAGCAGCCCGCGCAGCCCGTTCAAGACCCCGGGGACGTGCCCGGGCTTCACCGCCAGAAACAGGAGATCCGCCTCCCTCGCCACCTCCGCATTGGATGACACGGCACGTCCGCCGGTCGCAGCGACAAAGGCGTCGAGGGCCGGGCGCGCCGGATCACTCGCCACCAGACCGGAGGGGCCGACCAGTCCTGCACCGAGAAAGCCGCGCGCCAGTGCCGTTGCCATCTTGCCGGCACCGAGAAACCCGAGGGAGGGAAGCGACACGGCGGCTGTCTAGCAGCGCACGCCCCGCGACGCGACGGGAAAGAGGACCTTCAGCCCTCCCGGTCGGCCGACCGGATCCTTTGGCGCAGCGGGCGTTCCGGGCGGCGCCGGCGCCGGGGAAACGGATCAAACCCGCGCCGGCCGCCGGCATCGGCGGGCGGATCGGTCCGCACCGGACGCGGAAGCTCAGGCGCTGGCAGCAAGGGTGTGGCCATGCAGGTGCTCGTGGAGATCCAAAATCTTGGCGACGGCCGCGGGAAGATCCGCGACCACGAAATCGTGGTGATCGTCGCCGATCCACGGAGAGTTCAGCATCACGCTGGTGCATCCGGCCACCTGGGCGGCCTTGGCATCCATCCACTTGTCGCTGACGACAAACGACCGGTCCAGATCGAGGCTCCACTGGAAGGCGGCTTCCAGGAACATGCCGGGCTGGGGCTTGTGGCAGGGGTGATCCGGGTCGTCATACGGGCACATCAGCAGGGCATCGAGCGGCAGTTTGCGCTGCAACAGGGCGTGCATGAGATCGAGTTCCCGGCGGCTGAGGAGGCCCTCGGAAACCGCCGGCTGGTTGGTCGTGCCGATCAGGACGAATCCGGCGCGTTTGAGCACCGCCAGACAGCGCGGGGCGTCCGGATGGACCCGGAGCTCATCCAGTCTCAAGGGAGGCGCGGGGCGTCCCTGCACCGTGTCGCAAAGATTGAGGATCCCATCGCGTTCGAAGAAGACGGCTGCTCTCATGCCTCAGAGCATAGCATTGGGCCTGCCAGATTCGGGCAAAGGAGTTCGGGTCACATTTGGGCAACAAGCCGGAGTTCGGTGGCCCGGCAGGGGGTGGGTTCGGATCGTTCGGCCCGCCCCATCCGGTTTCTCCGCGGCGGGCCGGGGAATAGTCCCCAGGTTCCCGGGGCTGGTTACTCGCCGAGGCCCTCGCTGGCAGCGAGTTGCGCCTCCATCCAGCGGACCGTCGGCAGCACGCGGGCGACGGCGTTGGCCTCGGTCTGTCCGGCGAAGGGCTTCAGGAAGAACTTGGCGACGCCCACCGCGTCGCCATTGCGGTCCCGGAGCGGTGCGGTCACGAGAATTTCCTGATCGCCACGGCCGTAATAGGTCTCGTTGCTGTCCAGCACGCCGGTCTCCACATCGGACGCCGCCAGCCCAATCTCCCCGGGGTTCCTGGCCGCCAGGACGTGCAATTCGGGCCGGGTCGCTGTGGTGCCGTAAATTCTCAA belongs to Verrucomicrobiia bacterium and includes:
- a CDS encoding carbohydrate kinase; amino-acid sequence: MNGLSPRRVRELLEAGARTRILVLGDVMLDHFIWGRVTRISPEAPVPVVEFERESFMPGGAANLARNLTALGGQAQLIGVVGEDFHGTQLRLLLEDQQVDCRGLLGLPGHLTTTKTRIVAHQQQVTRLDRESCGDISEATARRLLRQFDDALEGAHAVSIGDYGKGVVSASLLQAVKERCHARGCWLSVDPKPVHHRDLTGVSLITPNRKEAFELAGQDDTARQADPLQDAPLRAVADHLLAGLAPEVLLITLGELGMLLCRPGRDPIHVPTVAREVYDVSGAGDTVIASFTLAIAAGADPVEAAIFSNHAAGVVVGKMGTATVNPAELQASFEEPA
- the proC gene encoding pyrroline-5-carboxylate reductase codes for the protein MATALARGFLGAGLVGPSGLVASDPARPALDAFVAATGGRAVSSNAEVAREADLLFLAVKPGHVPGVLNGLRGLLEPSRHLVVSIAAGVPLSILETAAPGVRIIRVMPNTPALVGASASAYAAGAAATPADTEVVQRLLASVGLAIPVAEPLLDAVTGLSGSGPAYAFLMIEALADGGVAAGLPRDIAQQLAAQTLLGAATMVLQTGQHPGVLKDAVCSPGGTTIEAVQVLEDGGLRGTLMRAVRAAAAKSRSLGNS
- a CDS encoding HAD family hydrolase gives rise to the protein MTPSTVRAVFLDRDGTLNVERHYLSRPDDFELYPGAGPALRRLADAGFRLFMVTNQSGIGRGRFTWRDLEAVHDRMTALLKEHGVRLDRIYVAPEAPGQPGRLRKPSPQALWDAREEFGVDLGSSYMVGDKWIDVETGQRAGCAASLLVRTGYGGETARLEAARLRETATVVVDDLAAAASWILDPSHKTPRPG
- a CDS encoding AI-2E family transporter, whose amino-acid sequence is MSFPPPTSRQARVIWFSVTTFAVALSLALLALLLFGLGRLIDLLSPVLWPLAIGVVLSYLLAPVADWLVERRIPRLRAVCLVFFAGAVLILGMLGSVVPRVLVEARDLASQVPAYAAKARVRIEHWIERPPASVLRLMPDEWRQRLDSLRKAIPGGGASSRTEPPPVTNAAPPVPSPTEPIATDPSGTAEEPPTQAIAALPEPAASTAESPVWIRAFDPRALKSVGTWIATIGPDFVHWSLGKLGRVAAWFGLLAGLLLVPVYTFFFLLEQPRIARSWTDYLPVSDPDVKTEAIFVLRSINEALIVFFRGQVLVALCDGVLYAVGFSLIGLPYALLLGAMASVVTIVPFLGAALTCGTALVVALLQFEGWRLPLLVLVVFGVVQVIEGFVLQPRIIGDRVGLHPLTVIVALMVGTALMGGILGGLLAIPITATLGVLMGRYVWRRKAGASP
- a CDS encoding HAD-IIIA family hydrolase, which encodes MRAAVFFERDGILNLCDTVQGRPAPPLRLDELRVHPDAPRCLAVLKRAGFVLIGTTNQPAVSEGLLSRRELDLMHALLQRKLPLDALLMCPYDDPDHPCHKPQPGMFLEAAFQWSLDLDRSFVVSDKWMDAKAAQVAGCTSVMLNSPWIGDDHHDFVVADLPAAVAKILDLHEHLHGHTLAASA
- a CDS encoding ATP-binding cassette domain-containing protein yields the protein MSGQPTGGGFPPASAPGVRGHRPPPSTPGDDACRPACRPSRHCVPGAAIPRWRVSSPSSSPDPATPSRPRVESLRQALRIFRHLHPYRRRFAGSLVALLLASSLGLAFPYLTGRLLDASTQPVLAGGGNLLNRLALLLVATLAVQAFFSFFSSYGFNRCGESALADLRRETFGRLLGLPMAFFARRRVGELSSRLSADLTVIQETLTGTVPQFLRQSVLLTGGIVLIITTSWRLGAVMISTFPVLLLAAVLIGRRIRALSRTAQDHLAEGGTVVEESLHGIVNVKAFGNERFELARYSRHLADFLGVILQTARLRASLVSFIIFGVFGSIVLVFWFGARLMQAGEMTFGELTRFILYTTFVGGSVASFAEVFSQMQKTLGATERVRELLDETPEIPMTSGASSGPVPRLRGEVRFDAVEFRYPSRPDVAALQRLTLHAAPGERIALVGPSGAGKSTIVSLLLRLYEPTSGRLFLDGRPADTYPLPTVRGNMAIVPQEVLLFGGSIEENIRYGKPDATAAEVHAAARRAACHEFIERFPEGYQTRVGDRGVKLSGGQRQRIAIARALLKDPAILILDEATSSLDSESERLVQEALGELLAGRTAFVVAHRLSTVRQVDRIYVIEDGTVTESGSHDLLMARPGGTYRRLAALQFQEPAAMGA
- a CDS encoding GNAT family N-acetyltransferase; translation: MHIVYEHRRPISVEEFIDVLRRSTLAERRPVEDPGCMAAMLKHANLLCTAWDGDRLVGVARSLTDFEYCCYLAELAVDFHYQRQGIGRELMRLTQSRLGPRALLILLAAPKAVDYYRPLGFDAHPSAWTIPATRAIGEPG